The Halomicronema hongdechloris C2206 genome includes a window with the following:
- the rplR gene encoding 50S ribosomal protein L18, with translation MKLSRKSLTRRRHARIRRKVFGTPERPRLSIYRSNQHIYAQVIDDTRQHTLAAASTLESELRQAHASATQEASAKVGQLVAERALQQGISRVVFDRGGKIYHGRIAALANAARDAGLNF, from the coding sequence ATGAAACTCAGTCGCAAATCACTCACCCGGCGTCGGCACGCTCGGATTCGGCGGAAAGTCTTCGGTACTCCAGAGCGGCCCCGATTATCGATATATCGTTCTAACCAACATATCTACGCGCAAGTTATTGACGACACGCGCCAGCATACACTGGCAGCTGCCTCCACATTGGAGTCAGAGCTGCGTCAGGCTCATGCCTCTGCCACCCAGGAAGCCTCCGCTAAAGTGGGACAGTTGGTTGCCGAGCGAGCACTACAACAGGGCATCTCTCGGGTTGTATTTGATCGGGGAGGCAAGATATATCACGGTCGTATTGCCGCTCTGGCTAATGCTGCTCGAGATGCTGGGCTTAACTTCTAA
- the rplO gene encoding 50S ribosomal protein L15, translated as MRLNDVRAKAGSKRRRRRIGRGIAAGQGASGGFGMRGQKSRSGRGTRPGFEGGQLPLYRRIPKLKHFPRVNPAKYTLINLKQLASLEAGAEVTLESLMEAGILTANNGPLKVLGDGEIDQALTVKAAAFSRSAQAKIEAAGGQCEVVN; from the coding sequence ATGAGACTAAATGATGTACGAGCAAAGGCAGGGTCCAAACGTCGCCGTCGCCGTATAGGGCGGGGAATTGCAGCCGGGCAAGGAGCTAGTGGTGGGTTTGGCATGCGGGGTCAAAAGTCTCGCTCAGGTCGAGGAACTCGACCCGGATTTGAAGGGGGCCAACTTCCCCTTTATCGCCGGATTCCTAAGCTAAAGCATTTTCCCCGGGTGAACCCTGCCAAATATACCCTGATTAACCTAAAGCAATTAGCTAGCTTGGAGGCTGGGGCTGAGGTTACTCTGGAGTCTTTGATGGAGGCTGGGATCTTAACGGCCAATAATGGTCCTCTGAAGGTGCTAGGAGATGGAGAGATTGATCAGGCATTGACAGTTAAAGCAGCAGCGTTCTCCCGCAGCGCTCAAGCTAAAATTGAGGCAGCGGGTGGCCAGTGTGAAGTGGTTAACTGA
- the rpsE gene encoding 30S ribosomal protein S5, with amino-acid sequence MAANRRKGTRNREKDTDWQERVVQIRRVTKVVKGGKKLSFRAIVVVGNERGQVGVGVGKAGDVIGAVKKGVADGKKHLVDVPLTKSYSIPHPSTGAGGGAKVFMRPAGPGTGVIAGGAVRTVLELAGVRNVLAKQLGSDNPLNNARAAANALAALRTLGDVAEERDVSVEQLYS; translated from the coding sequence ATGGCAGCAAATCGTCGTAAAGGCACACGAAACCGCGAGAAAGACACCGACTGGCAAGAGCGCGTCGTTCAAATCCGCCGAGTGACCAAAGTCGTTAAAGGTGGTAAAAAACTTAGTTTCCGAGCCATTGTTGTCGTTGGGAATGAGCGTGGTCAAGTTGGCGTTGGCGTTGGCAAGGCCGGCGATGTTATTGGTGCGGTCAAGAAAGGGGTCGCTGATGGCAAGAAACATCTTGTCGATGTGCCACTAACCAAATCCTATTCTATCCCCCATCCCTCCACCGGAGCGGGTGGTGGCGCTAAGGTTTTTATGCGTCCTGCTGGTCCAGGTACTGGGGTGATTGCCGGTGGAGCCGTGCGCACCGTGTTAGAGCTGGCGGGGGTTCGTAATGTCCTCGCTAAGCAGCTAGGATCGGATAATCCCCTAAATAATGCTCGCGCTGCAGCCAACGCCCTAGCTGCCCTACGAACTCTAGGAGATGTTGCTGAAGAGCGAGATGTTTCGGTAGAACAGCTCTACTCGTAA
- the rplF gene encoding 50S ribosomal protein L6, whose product MSRIGKRPIPIPAKVTVTLDGQTVSVKGPKGELSRTLPPEVIVEQDGDVLVVTRRDESRRCRERHGLCRTLVANMVEGVSQGFQKRLEIQGVGYRAQIQGSNLTMSVGYSNPVTIAPPQGIQFAVENNTNVIISGIDKEIVGNVAARVRGVRPPEPYKGKGIRYAGEYVKRKAGKAGKK is encoded by the coding sequence ATGTCTCGCATTGGAAAACGTCCTATCCCTATTCCCGCTAAAGTAACTGTCACCCTTGACGGTCAGACTGTTAGTGTGAAGGGTCCCAAAGGGGAACTCTCTCGCACCCTGCCGCCAGAGGTCATCGTTGAGCAAGATGGTGATGTCTTAGTGGTAACGCGTCGTGATGAGTCGCGTCGTTGTCGGGAGCGTCATGGTCTCTGTCGTACCCTCGTGGCCAACATGGTAGAAGGGGTTTCCCAAGGTTTTCAGAAGCGATTAGAAATTCAGGGAGTTGGCTACCGGGCTCAAATTCAGGGAAGTAATCTGACCATGAGTGTTGGATACAGCAACCCTGTTACGATTGCGCCTCCTCAGGGGATTCAATTTGCTGTTGAGAACAACACTAATGTCATCATCAGTGGCATCGATAAGGAAATCGTCGGTAATGTCGCTGCTCGGGTTCGGGGGGTGCGGCCACCAGAGCCTTACAAGGGCAAGGGCATCCGCTACGCTGGCGAGTACGTCAAACGCAAAGCTGGTAAGGCAGGGAAGAAATAG